The following are encoded in a window of Impatiens glandulifera chromosome 5, dImpGla2.1, whole genome shotgun sequence genomic DNA:
- the LOC124937883 gene encoding fibrillin-5, chloroplastic isoform X1, translating into MPNTSPLVDKLQFAFSPNLSPLTMIVLQMTPIPALHMASPIPSLIKMTRAHCQRSSWSKKKKSSIASGYNKPIRAAAAGAEESSSGLLRTDQENENGEHDEDSRTPTQIKADLYEAVQGINRGIFGIPSTKKSEIESLVKLLESMNPTPEPAFTLEKVSGCWKLVYSTITILGSRRTKLGLRDFISLGDFFQTIDVSKGKAVNIVMFNVRALNFLNGQLKIESSFKTASKSRVDIEYVDSSITPEQLMNVFKKNYDILLSIFNPEGWLEITYVDDTLRIGRDDKGNIFILER; encoded by the exons TGATTGTACTCCAAATGACACCAATCCCAGCTCTGCACATGGCATCACCAATTCCTTCTCTTATCAAAATGACCAGAGCTCACTGTCAGAGGTCATCTTGgagcaagaagaagaagagcagcATTGCATCCGGCTATAATAAGCCCATTAGGGCTGCAGCAGCAGGAGCAGAAGAGAGCTCTTCAGGCTTATTAAGAACTGATCAAGAAAACGAAAATGGAGAACATGATGAGGATTCAAGAACTCCTACCCAGATCAAAGCTGACCTCTATGAAGCAGTTCAAG GCATTAACAGGGGTATTTTTGGAATCCCATCAACAAAGAAATCTGAGATTGAGAGTCTGGTCAAGCTGTTGGAATCCATGAATCCAACTCCTGAGCCAGCCTTTACTCTCGAAAAG GTGAGTGGATGCTGGAAGCTTGTTTATAGCACAATAACAATTCTTGGCTCCAGAAGAACAAAGCTTGGATTGAGGGATTTCATCAGCTTGGGTGATTTTTTTCAGACCATTGATGTTTCTAAG GGAAAAGCAGTTAATATAGTAATGTTCAATGTGAGGGCATTGAATTTTCTAAATGGACAGCTAAAGATTGAGTCGTCCTTCAAGACTGCATCCAAATCT AGAGTTGATATCGAGTATGTTGATTCTTCCATAACTCCAGAGCAG TTAATGAATGTGTTTAAGAAGAATTATGATATCTTGCTGAGCATATTCAATCCAGAGGGGTGGCTGGAGATCAC ATACGTTGACGATACATTGAGGATAGGAAGGGATGATAAAGGCAATATCTTCATTTTGGAGAGATGA
- the LOC124937884 gene encoding cytochrome P450 72A397-like — MSIDDVIQECKLFYFAGQESTANLLIWTMVLLSIHQEWQTRAREEVNQLFGNSKPNIEGIGHLKVISMILYEVLRLYPPSLMFYRSIDEETRLGEMTLPAGLQFLLPIILVHHDEEIWGKDAKMFKPERFSNGVAKATKNQIMYFPFSWGPRICVGNNFTLLEAKLALVMILQRFSFKLSPSYSHAPTYVVTLQPQNGVHLILEKL; from the exons ATGAGCATAGATGATGTGATCCAAGAATGCAAGCTTTTCTACTTTGCAGGACAAGAAAGCACAGCCAATCTTTTAATTTGGACAATGGTTCTATTAAGCATTCACCAAGAATGGCAAACTCGAGCCAGAGAAGAAGTTAACCAACTGTTTGGGAATTCTAAACCAAACATAGAAGGGATAGGACACCTAAAAGTT ATATCCATGATCTTGTACGAGGTCTTGAGATTGTACCCGCCTTCACTGATGTTTTATCGGTCTATTGATGAGGAAACGAGACTCGGGGAAATGACATTACCAGCAGGGTTGCAATTTTTGTTGCCCATAATTTTGGTTCATCACGACGAAGAGATATGGGGAAAAGATGCGAAAATGTTCAAACCCGAGAGATTTTCCAATGGTGTGGCGAAGGCAACAAAGAACCAAATAATGTATTTTCCATTCAGTTGGGGACCAAGAATATGTGTAGGAAATAACTTCACATTACTTGAAGCAAAACTAGCATTAGTTATGATTCTTCAAAGGTTTTCTTTTAAGCTTTCTCCTTCTTATTCTCATGCACCAACCTATGTTGTAACCCTTCAACCGCAGAACGGTGTTCATTTGATTTTGGAGAAACTGTAA
- the LOC124937882 gene encoding LOW QUALITY PROTEIN: receptor-like serine/threonine-protein kinase At1g78530 (The sequence of the model RefSeq protein was modified relative to this genomic sequence to represent the inferred CDS: deleted 1 base in 1 codon) translates to MGNSRVLALYITICVVAFIISKITIAVLLYFRWKRKQMIVRDLSEGGKLIMFRSSKMKSLNSDVFTEKAMKLSNKDIIGTGGYGTVYRLNMDSSLSFAVKRLNKGSVERDEGFQRELEAMGDIKHKNIVTLHGYYSTPSYNLLIYELMPNGNLSSFLHDRSTETTTPVLDWASRYKIAVGIAKGLSYLHFDCIPHIIHRDIKSSNILLDENMEARVSDFGLATLMEADKTHVSTLVAGTFGYLAPEYFDTGKATRKGDVYSYGVVLLELLTGKKPTDEAFIEEGTKLVTWVKSVVEEKKEEMVIDSRLECCSMEEEEEVKNVFSIALMCLEHEPSKRPSMAEVVKMLEQKKMSNQTNLTRPLATESFNEGETGSLPKKTSKSAHATLLDSIVVVPPSDKPT, encoded by the exons atgggaaattctaGGGTTTTGGCTTTGTACATCACCATATGTGTGGTTGCTTTTATCATTTCCAAGATCACTATAGCAGTCCTCCTATACTTCAGATGGAAACGAAAGCAAATGATTGTTCGAGATTTATCAG AAGGAGGGAAGCTGATAATGTTTAGATCATCTAAGATGAAGTCATTAAACTCAGATGTATTCACGGAGAAAGCTATGAAGTTAAGCAATAAGGACATAATTGGAACTGGAGGTTACGGCACAGTTTATCGTTTAAACATGGATTCGTCATTGTCTTTTGCGGTAAAGAGATTGAACAAAGGAAGTGTTGAGAGAGACGAGGGTTTCCAAAGAGAATTGGAAGCAATGGGAGATATTAAACACAAGAACATTGTTACCCTTCATGGTTATTATTCAACTCCTTCATATAATCTTCTCATCTATGAGCTAATGCCTAATGGGAATTTATCATCATTCCTCCATG ATAGATCGACGGAGACAACAACCCCGGTTCTTGATTGGGCTTCGAGGTACAAAATAGCTGTGGGGATTGCAAAAGGTTTGTCGTACCTTCACTTTGATTGCATCCCTCATATAATCCATAGAGACATCAAATCGAGCAATATATTGCTGGATGAGAATATGGAGGCTCGAGTTTCGGATTTTGGGTTGGCGACATTGATGGAAGCAGACAAGACCCATGTTTCGACTTTGGTTGCAGGGACTTTTGGTTATTTGGCTCCTG AATACTTTGATACCGGTAAAGCTACAAGAAAGGGAGATGTTTACAGTTATGGTGTTGTCTTGCTGGAGCTGTTAACAGGTAAAAAGCCAACAGATGAAGCATTTATTGAGGAAGGGACCAAGCTTGTGACCTGG GTAAAATCTGTAGtggaagagaagaaagaagaaatggtgattGACAGTAGATTAGAATGTTGTtcaatggaggaggaggaagaagttAAAAATGTATTCTCGATTGCATTAATGTGCTTAGAGCATGAACCTTCAAAGAGACCTTCAATGGCTGAAGTTGTTAAAATGCTAGAACAAAAGAAGATG TCAAATCAAACCAACTTAACTAGACCTCTGGCAACTGAATCCTTCAATGAAGGAGAAACTGGATCTTTACCAAAGAAAACATCGAAAAGTGCCCATGCTACATTACTAGACTCAATTGTCGTCGTCCCACCATCAGACAAGCCAACCTGA
- the LOC124937883 gene encoding fibrillin-5, chloroplastic isoform X2 — protein MTPIPALHMASPIPSLIKMTRAHCQRSSWSKKKKSSIASGYNKPIRAAAAGAEESSSGLLRTDQENENGEHDEDSRTPTQIKADLYEAVQGINRGIFGIPSTKKSEIESLVKLLESMNPTPEPAFTLEKVSGCWKLVYSTITILGSRRTKLGLRDFISLGDFFQTIDVSKGKAVNIVMFNVRALNFLNGQLKIESSFKTASKSRVDIEYVDSSITPEQLMNVFKKNYDILLSIFNPEGWLEITYVDDTLRIGRDDKGNIFILER, from the exons ATGACACCAATCCCAGCTCTGCACATGGCATCACCAATTCCTTCTCTTATCAAAATGACCAGAGCTCACTGTCAGAGGTCATCTTGgagcaagaagaagaagagcagcATTGCATCCGGCTATAATAAGCCCATTAGGGCTGCAGCAGCAGGAGCAGAAGAGAGCTCTTCAGGCTTATTAAGAACTGATCAAGAAAACGAAAATGGAGAACATGATGAGGATTCAAGAACTCCTACCCAGATCAAAGCTGACCTCTATGAAGCAGTTCAAG GCATTAACAGGGGTATTTTTGGAATCCCATCAACAAAGAAATCTGAGATTGAGAGTCTGGTCAAGCTGTTGGAATCCATGAATCCAACTCCTGAGCCAGCCTTTACTCTCGAAAAG GTGAGTGGATGCTGGAAGCTTGTTTATAGCACAATAACAATTCTTGGCTCCAGAAGAACAAAGCTTGGATTGAGGGATTTCATCAGCTTGGGTGATTTTTTTCAGACCATTGATGTTTCTAAG GGAAAAGCAGTTAATATAGTAATGTTCAATGTGAGGGCATTGAATTTTCTAAATGGACAGCTAAAGATTGAGTCGTCCTTCAAGACTGCATCCAAATCT AGAGTTGATATCGAGTATGTTGATTCTTCCATAACTCCAGAGCAG TTAATGAATGTGTTTAAGAAGAATTATGATATCTTGCTGAGCATATTCAATCCAGAGGGGTGGCTGGAGATCAC ATACGTTGACGATACATTGAGGATAGGAAGGGATGATAAAGGCAATATCTTCATTTTGGAGAGATGA
- the LOC124939703 gene encoding cytochrome P450 CYP72A219-like, translated as MEILTLEATSLVLLLAVVITLIWKVINWVWIRPKRLEKLLRQQGLKGNPYRIFHGDLKELKAMVEATNSRPIDLSNDITSRVLPFHRHIIDNYGKNSYMWVGPIVRVNVMEPKLIKEILTNNKSFKKPPPIHPLANLLVAGLASYNDHKWAKHRRIINPAFHMQKLKNMFPLMYMSCNEAMKKLEILFENEKGSVEVDVQPYLEDLSTAVISRTLFGSSLYEEGIKIFRLQKDQAKLTRQVSTNKEKQGNKSNQ; from the exons ATGGAAATCTTGACATTGGAAGCAACATCTTTGGTCCTTTTGTTAGCAGTTGTTATAACATTGATATGGAAAGTGATTAATTGGGTTTGGATCAGACCGAAGAGACTAGAAAAACTGCTAAGACAACAAGGTCTTAAAGGAAACCCTTATAGAATATTCCATGGAGACCTCAAGGAGCTCAAAGCTATGGTGGAGGCTACTAATTCTCGTCCCATAGACTTGTCCAATGACATCACCTCTCGGGTTCTTCCATTTCATCGTCATATTATTGATAACTACG GAAAAAACTCGTATATGTGGGTAGGACCAATTGTAAGAGTGAACGTTATGGAACCGAAACTTATAAAAGAAATCTTGACGAACAACAAATCTTTCAAAAAGCCACCACCAATTCATCCTCTGGCCAATCTTCTAGTTGCAGGCCTTGCAAGTTACAACGATCACAAATGGGCCAAGCACAGAAGAATTATCAATCCAGCTTTCCACATGCAAAAGCTAAAG aatatGTTCCCATTGATGTATATGAGTTGCAATGAAGCAATGAAGAAACTGGAAATTTTATTCGAGAATGAAAAAGGATCGGTTGAAGTTGATGTGCAGCCTTATCTTGAAGATCTTTCGACTGCTGTGATATCTCGGACTCTGTTTGGAAGCAGTTTATATGAAGAAGGGATAAAGATATTCAGGCTTCAAAAGGATCAAGCTAAACTTACTCGCCAA GTTTCTACCAACAAAGAAAAACAGGGGAATAAAAGCAATCAATAG